One genomic segment of Penaeus chinensis breed Huanghai No. 1 chromosome 24, ASM1920278v2, whole genome shotgun sequence includes these proteins:
- the LOC125037963 gene encoding pupal cuticle protein 36-like, giving the protein MKTLILISTVLATVWADLPRYGGFGGGSNSGFGGGSSSGFGGSGSGRGGSGSGGCGHGQVFHAGRCVTPRENRKVYLYNAPPAPPVPHGPPPYIPDPTIDTNIVFIQTPEQGPGPDPIVIPPPQTRSVVYVLNKQTQEQQDVIEVPAPPATSPEVYFVNYADGENPVLPSGVDLQSALNAASQGGGQVIGGGAGGSGGSFRGNGGSGGFVSSGGVSGGFGGSGVGSGFGGNRGNGGFGGGVFSGGFGGGGDSGEIIVSGGNGGSSSGGSLSSRYSTP; this is encoded by the exons ATGAAGACCTTG ATTTTAATTAGTACAGTTCTTGCCACGGTATGGGCTGACCTACCACGCTATGGAGGTTTTGGAGGAGGATCAAACTCTGGTTTTGGAGGAGGTTCAAGCTCTGGTTTTGGAGGTTCAGGGTCGGGAAGAGGAGGTTCAGGCTCAGGAGGATGCGGTCACGGGCAAGTGTTCCATGCTGGTAGATGTGTTACTCCACGCGAGAACCGCAAAGTCTACTTGTACAATGCACCACCCGCACCTCCAGTTCCCCACGGTCCTCCACCATACATCCCTGACCCAACCATTGACACGAATATCGTGTTCATCCAAACACCTGAACAAGGTCCAGGACCAGATCCTATCGTCATACCTCCACCACAGACGCGAAGCGTTGTCTATGTTcttaacaaacagacacaagagcAACAGGATGTGATCGAAGTCCCAGCACCTCCAGCAACCAGTCCTGAAGTTTACTTCGTGAACTACGCTGATGGCGAGAACCCAGTTCTTCCAAGCGGCGTTGATCTTCAAAGCGCCTTGAATGCAGCTTCCCAAGGGGGCGGTCAAGTGATTGGAGGAGGCGCCGGAGGCAGTGGTGGCAGCTTCAGGGGTAATGGAGGAAGCGGTGGTTTCGTAAGCAGCGGAGGAGTTAGTGGTGGGTTTGGAGGCAGTGGAGTTGGAAGTGGATTTGGAGGCAATAGAGGAaacggtggatttggaggcggtgTTTTCagcggaggattcggaggcggtgggGATAGTGGGGAAATCATCGTGAGTGGAGGTAACGGAGGGTCCAGCAGTGGAGGCTCCCTTTCGAGTCGTTACTCTACACCATAA